A genomic region of Oncorhynchus mykiss isolate Arlee chromosome 16, USDA_OmykA_1.1, whole genome shotgun sequence contains the following coding sequences:
- the spen gene encoding msx2-interacting protein isoform X5 yields MVRETRHLWVGNLPENVREEKIIEHFKRYGRVESVKVLPKRGSEGGVAAFVDFVDIKSAQKAHNSINKMGDRDLRTDYNEPGTIPSAVRGLDDSLSLGSRGRDVSGFIRAAGGPVYGPPASLHSREGRYERRLDGDSSSSSSDGSPARSVQSAAVPAPLSLPLSALDKDEPRKSFGVKVQNLPVRSTDTSLKDGLFHEFKKYGKVTSVQIHGALEERYGLVFFRQQEDQEKALAASKGKLFFGMQIEVIAWNGPGASTTETESENEFRPLDERIDEFHPKATRTLFIGNLEKTTSYHDLLNIFQRFGEIVDIDIKKVNGAPQYAFLQYSDITSVCKAIKKMDGEYLGNNRLKLGFGKSMPTTCVWLDGLASNITEQYLTRHFCRYGHVIKVVFDRPKGMALILYNNIEYAQAAVKETKGWKIGGNKIKVDFANQESQMAFYHSMQASGQDIRDFYEILSERRDERRPQYEFTAERPFFDNSVRTPGGTFTEDPRRKLPDRGREFYTEWDSYQGDFYDPRYFDDPREYRDYRDPYEQDIRKYSYLQRERERERFETDRERDHGRRTMEHSQSPSHPHRPASPTASHSLSERLPNDSDRRICCRSSERSASCSSLSPPRFDKARPDRYNKSDKTEKDRPFETEHGTGGDKEKWSGRKEKGEKQKLRKLKLQSPSVPSPETVPKLEREVSPDAVLRSKVSKFPLKEKEGSGKGRLDLPPCVVQLTRVKEKEVNLLGHAVLEKQRVRGGNDSIRLASPSRDQKSPPFRIDQQKGDIVKHGKVPKDNHLEVVDKDGKMKAKKHMKADPRYDGSNSVDVDRLAARKRRFEDSMGKTDQLKRESPEEGSRLGLRKTPDSAMAKENEGEKSLLRKVVHKMEHCKAKSERLVTVCSPKDEKESEIVSMGMGLGLSLELQSRLGEPTEEATDPLDPTCLKIQFWGSSLTKISDGSLDQDAFTQLPQQDNGEQGVGLYKSRGETEERLESDLDHSQTCRKQMEQSRQEPDKSHKSESPQDGDTEDFEQCSLVHEVGKTPQDVTDDYPSSKRKKSESFDFDLLSGKRDRNYRSSCELNEDLDLSVISLSGSGPFPSNEEECASRLAQSVTNKKTKDSPKEEDKVYSHVDSLKYSLDMTPNRFRSPITEFPKLKTALLGCNEQLLQRWESRIKSDCLRMDMTFPSSIVKQESICKRLVCELEPGEVSSDSDDDGGNKNHSPKPNTSLSSILGEREERLTGLKLSCSLEKNKFYSFALDKTITPDTQALLERAKSLSSAREDNWSFLDRDSRFASLRGGSDKEKVESVPRPIPSWYMKKKKIRTDSEGKLDDNKKDPKAEDLERQELFASRFLHSSIFEQDSRRLQHLERKDPELGVGRHPAKQDAVKGQPGPWGGDLQEPIVLFHSRFLELQQQKETSWGHFPQEIESVDESEQDASPKVLEFMQKADIKSVSPALILPISQFLSSPREISPQQEKEVVLTTSSSEQTLSLIEEEKVEHNLEVFPPQSPLVEIQPPASILITPLSPFLSDAEVKVEPKEVLCEPRVTTEGNLTVDHTSFLDNKPPTPGASLSSFEANAAEFTCSASPKVDENIEMVKIETQPEKPYSKDFDKPQKSDDSQEVHIPVSEAGIKPAKPIHKQPKSKRAKPNVSVTQILEPPKTAVSEKPVTRKSERIDREKLKRSSSPRGEVLKASSEPKTIAKSPVNVPDSENESILIHGRSRRRNVRSVYATQSEGDAQPPCKEVVESSCSTRKCGVDKDIVLQQDALNTSTYTRRGRPPKSRRRGEDVSPVKGDSQKSSEEDSDMKEPANTGQGSRMSEGWCSPRMQKVQTAQVSSLTGASIGRKASRVDKQSKRETSSGEKSVDSTTTEEPEPKIKDESEEAGKLLEEAMQCLPTQKDEGDKVLTDQIEKKYSEGDIERIESTHVEKRQSEKSGKVNAPRFTRNAKLVTEDKSHGLRNLEIRVSVDDVKGLLCSEEDEAVSFETTAKNVKPGVPDKEEARTQCYLKAAAEFSPEEKEDVLLDPEQTVDPAAAILARQMELERAVENIAKLTVVQPLQPYKEPPAEPPTLLPPVTVEPENEMEGEKSAIPASETELAAAIDSITAEDISTDTDGFTAPSTYTAIVPTPEPLVLPSANDVLEPETHMAISNIIDPDPEMGVLIPSAKPLMTDAKASESTVSGASAEDESLPSETHAKKGKAVRPKTPKRSRGRKAVNRKGETAEEVSEAETSPFKLPESIPEEIEVINSKAATATATVVTSAATCKCDITCTMTVNTPKEAEQPAVEQPVPEESAFHSGTKRLPHFKKFQISAVAPALSPSPALTPSPTQLNVPPPCQGKMPVSPDWLHRSEESIIHATPATLVSVLTPSAPAVTALGSQSANPLMPPDTKASDIDPSSSTLRKILMDPKYVSASNSNAIPTTVLTTTLADPRMSENENSSDTMAARHMHPEDRPLPFTLQKPSPLTETQQNFGEKMVHSVISSPTTSVISRIPMPFDTEEAPRISLSNRNAGLSLTKQKSRSSMNENNCYHGVDVVEDVNCRGRSVVESTPYNTGSSRGLRVNTSEGVVVLSYSGQKTEGPQRISAKISQIPPASAVDIEFQQSVSKSQIKQEPFAPSQLCTPKGPLTPTGYGQPGVLLTCHTYNSQPVISTIKQESPGSEKSESSYHTGPQGSAVKMFQQPVTSPQILMYNRAVMQQHVKKEPGAESKPMMVDMAKSHQTSNLSPIMNPHYPSLTGNRMSPSPSTPSDRSVPHLKQEPHSPRATGHSPLPFAKVCSPRNSMSPHASSMVLHPGMPEMSPYVASMHHPHPEQSVIMTPVSHSVTQSVSICHLLHSDVRMNTPQLSGMSHGRRANSLPSPRTGPPQHANTIREMVLQSHAGPTRGASDSCAEENMKHYHQGLCRPSAPQLQSDAMMMQAEQHRGLHHAGLRLDQYSMASRDIRDMRDIRDMRILMHHQLGEHTIAEGRRSQTPEAGATAITNLSAASKSPKGMTQMRKEIPKTLEAKMSHPPHTESSRIMGVHPSVPVMVSPHHPQGVQMIHPGGTGSFPVYRDMQGFHSQFSSHSSMGLNLAPRGITPSQDGDLSHRGKPSQSLSAGSLGGGSETKLDNSHLRHTASMDLSHMPRMQRDTISPSYTSPMALSHKQELALQKGPPPVFMPSPPVAPLASSSQWHPESKLGHSGYRSVDMVQLLMKYPIVWQGLLALKNDSAAVQLHFVSGNNVLAHRSLPPLEGGAPLRIAQRMRLEASQLEGVARRMMVESDYCLLLALPCGRDQEDVLSQTLLLKGGFITYLQQKQAAGIINVPNPGSNQPAYVVQIFPPCDFSESHLSRLAPDLLNSISSISPHIMIVIASV; encoded by the exons TGATTCCAGCAGTAGTTCAAGTGATGGCTCCCCAGCACGTTCAGTTCAGTCTGCTGCCGTCCCTGCACCTTTATCTCTGCCTTTATCTGCCCTTGACAAGGATGAGCCTCGAAAAAGCTTTGGTGTCAAGGTCCAGAATCTTCCTGTGCGTTCGACAG ATACAAGTCTAAAAGATGGCCTGTTCCATGAGTTCAAGAAGTATGGGAAGGTGACGTCTGTGCAAATCCATGGAGCTTTAGAGGAGCGCTATGGACTAGTGTTCTTTCGCCAGCAGGAGGACCAGGAAAAGGCCCTGGCTGCATCAAAGGGGAAGCTGTTTTTTGGCATGCAAATTGAGGTCATTGCCTGGAACGGCCCTGGTGCGTCCACAACTG AGACTGAAAGCGAGAATGAGTTCCGGCCTCTGGATGAGAGGATAGATGAGTTTCACCCCAAAGCCACACGGACTCTGTTTATTGGCAACCTGGAAAAGACCACCAGCTACCATGATCTGCTCAATATCTTTCAGCGCTTTGGGGAGATAGTG GATATTGACATCAAGAAAGTTAATGGTGCCCCTCAGTATGCCTTTCTACAGTACAGTGACATTACCAGTGTCTGTAAGGCCATAAAGAAGATGGATGGAGAGTACCTCGGCAACAATAGGCTAAAG CTTGGATTTGGAAAAAGTATGCCCACAACTTGTGTTTGGTTGGATGGTTTAGCCTCCAACATCACAGAGCAATATCTCACTCGTCATTTCTGTCGTTATGGACATGTTATCAAG GTTGTATTTGACAGACCCAAAGGAATGGCCCTTATACTGTATAATAACATAGAATATGCACAGGCAGCTGTCAAGGAGACCAAGGGGTGGAAGATTGGTGGCAACAAAATTAAG GTGGACTTTGCCAATCAGGAAAGTCAGATGGCTTTCTATCACTCAATGCAGGCATCTGGGCAGGACATTCGCGACTTCTATGAAATCCTATCTGAGcgaag ggATGAGCGCAGGCCGCAATATGAGTTTACAGCTGAACGGCCATTCTTTGACAATAGTGTACGAACACCTGGAGGAACCTTCACAGAAGATCCCCGTCGCAAGTTACCTGACAGAGGCCGCGAGTTCTACACAGAATGGGACTCATACCAGGGGGATTTCTATGACCCGCGTTACTTTGATGATCCGCGTGAGTACAGAGATTACAGAGACCCCTATGAGCAGGACATCCGCAAATACAGTTACTTGCAGAGGGAACGTGAGCGTGAGCGCTTTGAAACAGACCGTGAACGTGACCATGGGCGGAGAACAATGGAACACAGCCAGAGCCCTTCTCACCCTCATCGCCCTGCCAGTCCTACAGCGTCCCACTCCCTCTCTGAGCGTCTACCAAATGACTCTGATCGCCGCATTTGCTGTAGATCCTCAGAGCGAAGTGCCAGCTGCAGTTCACTCTCACCTCCAAGATTTGACAAGGCACGACCCGATCGGTATAATAAGAGTGATAAGACAGAAAAGGATAGACCATTTGAAACTGAACATGGTACTGGGGGTGATAAGGAAAAGTGGTCTGGGCGCAAGGAGAAGGGTGAGAAACAGAAGCTGAGAAAGCTTAAATTGCAATCTCCCAGCGTTCCATCGCCTGAGACAGTGCCTAAACTGGAAAGAGAAGTTAGTCCAGATGCAGTCCTTCGAAGCAAAGTCAGCAAGTTTCCCCTTAAGGAAAAAGAAGGCTCAGGCAAAGGACGGCTAGACCTACCACCTTGTGTGGTGCAGCTAACACGTGTGAAGGAGAAGGAAGTGAACTTGCTTGGTCATGCTGTCCTAGAAAAACAAAGAGTTAGAGGTGGGAATGACAGTATCCGGCTTGCATCACCTTCAAGGGATCAGAAAAGTCCTCCCTTCCGCATAGATCAGCAAAAAGGAGATATAGTCAAGCATGGGAAGGTGCCAAAAGACAACCACCTTGAAGTTGTTGACAAGGATGGTAAAATGAAAGCCAAAAAACATATGAAAGCTGACCCTAGGTATGATGGTTCTAACTCTGTGGATGTTGACCGTCTAGCTGCACGAAAGAGGCGTTTTGAAGACTCCATGGGGAAGACCGATCAACTGAAGAGGGAGAGTCCGGAAGAGGGCAGTAGACTGGGACTTAGGAAGACACCTGACAGTGCTATGGCAAAGGAGAATGAGGGTGAAAAGAGCCTATTGCGCAAAGTGGTGCATAAGATGGAGCATTGCAAGGCTAAATCTGAGAGACTTGTTACTGTTTGCAGTCCTAAAGATGAAAAAGAGTCTGAAATAGTCTCCATGGGAATGGGGCTTGGACTCAGTTTGGAACTTCAGTCACGACTTGGAGAACCAACAGAAGAGGCAACAGATCCATTAGACCCAACCTGTCTGAAAATTCAGTTTTGGGGATCAAGTCTCACGAAAATCTCTGATGGGAGTCTTGACCAGGACGCATTCACGCAACTGCCGCAACAAGACAATGGCGAGCAGGGTGTAGGACTATACAAAAGTAGAGGGGAGACTGAAGAACGACTTGAGTCTGACCTTGACCACTCTCAGACCTGCAGAAAACAAATGGAACAGAGCCGACAAGAGCCTGACAAATCACATAAATCAGAAAGCCCACAAGACGGCGACACAGAGGACTTTGAACAGTGCAGTCTGGTGCATGAGGTAGGAAAAACACCTCAAGATGTTACAGACGATTATCCATCTAGCAAACGTAAGAAATCCGAGAGTTTTGACTTCGACTTGCTAAGTGGTAAGAGAGACCGCAACTACAGGTCTTCCTGTGAATTAAATGAAGACCTTGACCTGAGTGTCATATCTTTATCTGGCTCTGGTCCCTTTCCTTCAAATGAAGAAGAGTGTGCTTCCCGGTTAGCACAATCAGTTACCAATAAAAAGACTAAAGACTCTCCAAAAGAAGAGGACAAAGTCTACTCGCATGTAGATTCATTGAAATACAGCTTGGACATGACACCTAATCGTTTCCGTTCCCCTATCACAGAATTTCCTAAGCTTAAAACAGCATTGCTTGGGTGTAACGAGCAGTTACTTCAACGATGGGAGAGTAGAATCAAATCTGACTGCCTCCGAATGGACATGACCTTCCCCAGTAGCATTGTGAAACAAGAAAGCATTTGCAAACGTCTTGTGTGTGAACTAGAGCCTGGAGAAGTATCGTCAGATTCAGATGATGATGGTGGGAACAAAAACCACTCCCCTAAGCCCAACACCTCACTGTCCTCTATCCTTGGGGAACGTGAAGAAAGGTTGACAGGCCTCAAGCTCTCATGCTCCCTGGAGAAGAACAAGTTCTATTCTTTTGCATTAGACAAGACTATCACTCCAGACACACAAGCACTTCTTGAGCGAGCCAAGTCATTGTCCTCCGCAAGGGAGGATAATTGGTCTTTTCTTGACAGAGACTCTCGCTTTGCCAGTCTTCGCGGTGGCTCAGACAAAGAAAAGGTAGAGTCTGTACCACGACCTATCCCGTCTTGGTACATGAAAAAGAAGAAGATTCGTACTGACTCTGAAGGTAAACTGGATGACAATAAGAAAGACCCCAAAGCAGAGGATCTGGAACGGCAGGAGCTGTTTGCATCTCGTTTTCTTCATAGTTCAATCTTTGAGCAAGATTCACGGCGTCTACAACATCTTGAGCGCAAAGATCCTGAGTTGGGAGTTGGCAGACATCCTGCCAAACAAGATGCTGTCAAAGGACAACCTGGGCCATGGGGAGGGGACCTTCAAGAGCCCATAGTTCTTTTTCATAGCCGCTTTCTGGAGCTTCAACAACAGAAGGAGACATCATGGGGCCACTTTCCACAAGAAATTGAAAGTGTTGATGAGAGTGAACAAGACGCGTCTCCCAAGGTTTTAGAGTTCATGCAGAAGGCCGATATTAAATCAGTCAGCCCTGCTCTCATCTTGCCAATTTCACAGTTTCTTTCTTCACCGAGAGAGATTTCTCCACAGCAGGAGAAAGAGGTTGTTTTAACTACTTCATCCTCTGAACAGACTCTTTCACTGATTGAAGAGGAAAAAGTAGAACATAATCTTGAAGTGTTCCCACCCCAATCTCCTTTAGTAGAGATCCAACCCCCTGCCTCAATTTTAATCACACCCTTATCACCTTTCCTTTCAGATGCTGAGGTTAAAGTTGAACCTAAAGAGGTATTATGTGAACCCAGAGTTACAACTGAAGGCAATCTTACAGTGGATCATACATCTTTCCTTGATAATAAGCCTCCCACTCCTGGTGCCTCATTAAGTAGTTTTGAGGCAAATGCTGCTGAATTCACCTGTTCTGCTTCCCCCAAGGTTGACGAGAATATAGAAATGGTAAAGATAGAGACCCAACCAGAGAAACCATATTCTAAGGACTTTGACAAACCTCAGAAATCTGACGATTCCCAAGAGGTTCACATACCAGTCTCAGAGGCTGGAATCAAACCAGCAAAGCCAATTCACAAACAACCCAAGAGTAAAAGAGCTAAGCCAAATGTATCAGTAACACAAATCCTGGAGCCCCCCAAAACTGCTGTCTCTGAGAAACCAGTAACTCGAAAGAGTGAGCGAATTGACAGAGAGAAGCTGAAAAGGTCTTCATCTCCACGAGGAGAAGTATTAAAGGCATCATCAGAACCTAAAACCATAGCCAAGTCACCAGTTAATGTCCCTGACTCTGAGAATGAATCAATCCTAATCCACGGAAGAAGCAGACGACGAAATGTACGGTCAGTTTATGCCACACAGTCTGAAGGGGATGCCCAGCCACCATGTAAAGAGGTGGTGGAGTCCTCCTGCTCCACCCGTAAGTGTGGTGTCGACAAGGATATAGTGCTGCAGCAGGATGCATTGAACACATCTACCTACACAAGGCGAGGTCGCCCACCCAAGTCACGCAGGCGAGGGGAAGATGTGTCACCAGTGAAAGGGGACTCGCAGAAATCATCAGAGGAAGACAGTGACATGAAAGAGCCTGCGAACACTGGACAGGGTTCCAGAATGTCTGAGGGGTGGTGTTCACCCCGTATGCAGAAAGTGCAGACAGCTCAAGTGTCTTCACTTACTGGGGCTTCAATTGGTAGGAAAGCAAGTAGAGTAGACAAACAATCCAAGAGGGAAACATCATCAGGAGAGAAGTCAGTTGATAGTACAACTACTGAAGAGCCTGAGCCCAAAATAAAAGATGAGTCCGAAGAAGCAGGGAAATTATTAGAGGAAGCAATGCAATGCTTGCCAACACAGAAAGACGAAGGAGACAAAGTGCTAACTGATCAAATTGAGAAAAAGTATTCTGAAGGGGACATTGAGAGGATAGAATCTACCCATGTGGAGAAAAGACAATCTGAAAAGAGTGGGAAAGTAAATGCACCAAGGTTTACACGAAATGCCAAATTGGTGACAGAGGATAAATCGCATGGCTTGAGAAACCTTGAGATTCGTGTAAGCGTAGATGATGTGAAAGGGTTGCTTTGCTCTGAGGAGGATGAGGCTGTATCTTTTGAGACCACTGCTAAAAATGTCAAACCAGGAGTACCAGATAAAGAAGAAGCAAGGACTCAGTGTTATCTGAAAGCTGCTGCAGAGTTCAGCCCAGAGGAAAAGGAAGATGTTCTGTTAGACCCTGAACAAACGGTAGACCCAGCAGCCGCTATTTTGGCACGTCAGATGGAACTGGAACGGGCAGTGGAGAATATTGCCAAACTTACAGTTGTGCAACCTCTTCAACCCTATAAGGAACCACCTGCAGAGCCACCTACCCTGCTGCCCCCTGTCACTGTAGAACCAGAGAATGAAATGGAGGGGGAGAAGTCAGCTATTCCTGCCAGTGAAACCGAACTAGCTGCTGCTATTGATTCCATTACTGCTGAAGACATATCTACTGATACAGATGGTTTCACAGCTCCTTCCACTTATACTGCAATTGTTCCTACCCCAGAGCCTCTGGTCCTACCCTCTGCCAATGATGTCTTGGAACCAGAAACACACATGGCTATCAGCAACATTATTGACCCAGACCCAGAGATGGGAGTTTTGATTCCCAGTGCCAAACCCCTGATGACCGATGCTAAAGCCTCTGAATCAACAGTCTCTGGGGCCTCTGCCGAAGATGAGTCTCTTCCATCAGAAACACATGCAAAAAAAGGGAAAGCAGTCAGACCTAAGACTCCAAAGAGGTCCAGAGGACGAAAGGCTGTCAACCGGAAGGGAGAGACTGCTGAAGAGGTATCAGAAGCTGAGACCTCCCCCTTCAAGCTACCAGAGTCCATTCCTGAAGAAATTGAAGTCATCAACTCTAAGGCAGCTACTGCTACAGCCACTGTTGTCACCTCAGCTGCTACCTGCAAATGTGATATCACATGCACCATGACTGTGAACACTCCCAAGGAGGCAGAACAACCTGCTGTGGAACAACCCGTACCTGAAGAATCAGCCTTTCACTCTGGCACCAAGAGACTTCCTCATTTCAAAAAGTTTCAAATATCCGCAGtagcccctgctctctctccatcccctgcTCTCACACCTTCTCCAACCCAATTGAATGTCCCTCCACCCTGTCAAGGCAAGATGCCTGTTTCACCAGACTGGCTTCACAGATCTGAAGAAAGTATAATACATGCTACTCCTGCAACTCTAGTTTCTGTATTGACTCCCTCTGCACCAGCAGTAACAGCGCTTGGAAGCCAGTCGGCAAATCCACTTATGCCTCCTGATACTAAGGCATCGGATATTGACCCTAGCTCCAGCACTCTCAGAAAGATCCTCATGGATCCCAAATATGTGTCAGCATCAAACAGCAATGCCATTCCTACTACAGTGCTAACCACAACGCTGGCAGATCCTCGCATGTCAGAGAATGAAAACTCATCTGACACAATGGCTGCTAGGCACATGCATCCTGAAGACAGACCCTTGCCTTTCACTCTTCAAAAACCATCCCCGCTCACCGAGACCCAGCAGAACTTTGGAGAGAAGATGGTGCATTCAGTCATTTCTTCCCCTACTACCTCTGTCATCAGCCGGATTCCAATGCCCTTTGACACTGAGGAAGCACCTCGAATCTCCCTAAGTAACCGTAATGCTGGCCTATCTCTAACCAAACAGAAATCCAGATCAAGTATGAACGAAAACAACTGTTACCATGGAGTGGATGTGGTAGAGGATGTAAACTGCAGAGGACGGTCTGTAGTTGAGAGCACACCCTACAACACAGGCTCCAGTCGTGGCCTCAGGGTAAATACATCAGAGGGTGTGGTAGTACTAAGTTACTCAGGGCAAAAAACAGAGGGACCTCAACGGATCAGCGCCAAAATTAGCCAGATCCCACCGGCCAGTGCAGTCGACATAGAGTTTCAGCAGTCTGTGTCTAAATCTCAGATTAAGCAAGAACCATTTGCCCCATCCCAGCTTTGCACCCCCAAGGGACCCCTGACACCCACAGGGTACGGACAACCAGGGGTACTCTTAACTTGCCATACATACAATTCTCAGCCTGTCATCTCCACCATTAAGCAGGAGAGTCCTGGTTCTGAAAAGTCAGAGTCGTCATATCACACTGGACCCCAGGGTAGCGCAGTAAAGATGTTTCaacaaccagtcactagtcctcAAATATTGATGTACAATCGGGCTGTGATGCAGCAGCATGTAAAGAAAGAGCCTGGAGCAGAATCCAAACCAATGATGGTGGATATGGCAAAGTCACACCAGACATCCAACCTCAGCCCAATCATGAATCCACATTACCCATCTTTGACTGGAAACCGCATGAGTCCTAGTCCCAGTACCCCTTCTGATCGGTCAGTCCCACACCTCAAGCAAGAGCCTCATTCCCCTCGAGCAACGGGCCACTCACCTTTACCCTTTGCGAAAGTTTGCTCTCCCAGAAACTCAATGTCCCCCCATGCCAGCTCTATGGTTTTGCATCCTGGCATGCCTGAGATGTCTCCATATGTTGCCAGTATGCACCATCCCCACCCAGAGCAGTCTGTTATAATGACCCCGGTGTCACACAGCGTCACCCAGTCAGTGTCTATATGTCACCTCTTGCACAGCGATGTCAGGATGAATACCCCACAGCTCTCTGGAATGAGTCATGGAAGACGGGCAAATTCCCTGCCATCTCCCCGCACTGGACCTCCTCAGCACGCCAACACCATCAGAGAAATGGTGCTGCAGTCACATGCAGGCCCCACTCGGGGAGCCTCAGACAGCTGTGCCGAAGAGAACATGAAGCACTACCACCAGGGGCTGTGCAGACCCTCTGCACCCCAGCTCCAGTCAGATGCGATGATGATGCAGGCAGAGCAGCACAGAGGGCTGCATCATGCAGGCCTACGTCTGGACCAGTACAGCATGGCCTCCCGAGACATCAGAGACATGCGCGACATACGGGACATGCGCATCCTGATGCACCATCAGCTAGGAGAGCACACCATTGCAGAGGGACGTCGGTCACAAACTCCTGAGGCAGGAGCAACCGCAATCACCAACCTCTCTGCTGCCTCTAAGAGTCCAAAAGGAATGACGCAGATGCGGAAGGAGATTCCTAAAACATTGGAGGCAAAGATGTCTCACCCACCTCATACTGAGAGCAGCAGGATCATGGGGGTCCATCCATCTGTCCCTGTTATGGTGTCTCCTCATCATCCTCAAGGTGTTCAGATGATTCATCCAGGTGGCACTGGCTCCTTCCCAGTGTACCGGGATATGCAGGGCTTCCACTCCCAGTTTTCCAGTCACTCTTCGATGGGATTGAACTTGGCTCCCCGCGGCATCACACCTTCCCAG GATGGTGATCTCAGCCACAGGGGCAAGCCATCTCAGTCACTCTCTGCTGGGTCACTTGGTGGAGGAAGTGAAACCAAATTGGACAACTCCCACCTCCGTCACACAGCCTCCATGGACTTATCCCACATGCCCCGGATGCAGAGGGACACCATTTCGCCCTCTTATACTTCTCCCATGGCTCTCTCCCACAAGCAAGAGCTAGCTCTGCAGAAGGGCCCACCACCAGTCTTCATGCCGAGCCCTCCAGTAGCACCCCTCGCAAGTTCCTCACAGTGGCACCCTGAGAGTAAACTGGGGCACTCAGGATACCGGTCCGTCGATATGGTGCAGCTTTTAATG AAATACCCCATAGTATGGCAAGGCCTGCTGGCACTGAAGAATGACTCGGCTGCTGTGCAGCTCCACTTTGTCTCTGGCAACAACGTTCTGGCCCACCGTTCACTGCCGCCATTGGAGGGAGGGGCCCCGCTCCGCATCGCACAGAGGATGAGGTTGGAAGCGTCCCAGCTTGAGGGCGTGGCTCGCAGGATGATG GTGGAGAGTGACTACTGCCTCCTGCTAGCTCTGCCATGTGGACGGGATCAGGAGGACGTTCTCAGTCAGACCCTTCTCCTGAAAGGAGGCTTCATCACCTACCTACAGCAAAAACAGGCAGCTGGGATCATCAATGTCCCCAACCCCGGCTCCAATCAG CCGGCATACGTGGTGCAGATCTTTCCGCCATGTGATTTCTCTGAGAGCCACCTGTCGCGGCTCGCCCCCGACCTTCTCAACAGTATCTCCAGCATCTCCCCTCACATCATGATTGTCATTGCCTCCGTGTAA